CATTGAAACGCATCGTGGGCACCCGCGGAACCGACCAACGAGCGGATGAACGCAAACTTTTTCGCATTCGCCGCCAGTTTGGGAAGGAGTTCGCCCACGTGAAAGCCTGGGATAGCAGTTGGAATGCTGGTGAACTCGCCGCGAACTTCGACCGGTGCTTCCGGCTTCAGGTCGATCATGTCTTGCTGCGGCGGCCCACCGTCGAGGTGAATCAAAATCACCGCCTTCTGCGAATTCCGCACACCGGCTGCTGCTTCTGCTCGCAGCATGGTCGGCAACGAGAATTGTCCCAGTGCCAGCCCGCCGAAGGCTAGCGAACCGGCGCGGACGAAGTCCCGCCGGGTCAGGCCATCGCAGTATCGATACTTTCCGCCTTGAATATTCAGCATCGGACCAACTCAGCTTGTGGGGTGCAGGAGGGGAGGGAGTTGAGGTGGGCATCAATCCACAATCGCTGATGAATATGATCGTCTCTCGGAGTGTGCCGAGTCAAGCGAAGGTCGCCGGCAAGCCGAGCGAATGCAGTGGCCGCTAGCAACAAGCAGCAGAAGCCCTGCGGGCTGGCGCGAGCCGCGTACAGATTCGCGGGGGAAGTGCCGAAAGTGAGAGCATACGCTTTTCCCAGCGGGACTCTCCTGCGGCAGAGCCGCAAATCTACCCTACCCAGCAAGAAGCGCGACGAAGATGGATTTTCGACGCAGCGGTCAGCTCGACGAGCGCCGGCGGCGCGTTCTCATGGATGAGATCGCTACGCCCAGCGACACCGACAAAGCCCAGGCGACTACGTCGTCGAAGGGGCCTGTCCGAGCGTATAGCGAAAGCGTCCTCAGCGACCGCCAAAAGCGCGTCAGCGAGTTCATTCCACTCCGTCCCTTTGCCGTCATCGCCACCATCTTACTGCTGCTGACTGCGGTCGCCGGCATCGAAGCACTCTATATCTTTGCCACGCCACCCGGCGGCTATGCCAAAATAAATCCGGCACAGATCAAGGCCGGCGCTACGACTGCGGAACATCCGTTCGCCGCGCTCGATTTAGATGCGCGGGGCAATATCGGCTCTTGGTTCTCGTCGCTGATGTTCGCCGGCGGCGTGCTGATGGTTTATAGCCTGCTCTCGATTCGCGCCCATCGCGTGGACGATTACCGCGGCCGCTATCGCGTTTGGTGGTGGGTCGGCGTCGCACTCGCGTGGGCCAGCATCGATACCGCGACTGGCCTGCACGATGCCTTGGGTCACGCGCTGCAATTGCTGGCCGGCGATGGCATGCCCGGCGGCCATAAGCTGCTGTGGGTCGGCATCTATGGCCTGATCTTTGGCACGCTTGGACTGCGCGCCTCGTTCGAAATCTGGTCTTCGCTGGCTGCGATGGTCGCCGCTTCCTGTGCAGCTTTGCTTTACTTCGCTGGCATCGCCTTGCACCTCGAAATGGCTCCGCTACCTGGCGGGCATGTCCTGCAAACGGTGATCTCCAGCAGCCTCACCTTGCTGGCTCACGTTTCGCTCATCACGGCGGTCCTGCTCTATGCTCGGCACGTCCACTTCGACGCTCAAGGGCGCTTGATGGTGACGGTCGATGCCTCGCCGAAGGCCAAAAAGAAACCGAAGAGCAAAGCCAAGTTGGCAGTTGTTGCGGATGACGATGCCGAGAAGAAACCAGCCGCCAAGGACAAGAAGGAAGCGGATAAAAAAGAGGTCGACAAGAAGGAAGCGCCAACTGCTGCCAAGCCCGCCGCAGCCAGTGGCTTGAAGTTTGGCTCGTCAACCGCTCCCACGGCTTCGGCCAGCATCAGCAGCAAGACGAACACCGCACCCAGTAACTATGCCGACGACGATGACGAGGATGAAGACGAGGACGAAGACTCGAACCTCTCGAAGTCTGAACGTCGCCGCCTGAAAAAGCTCGCCCGCCGCGACCCCGGCCAACAACGCCGCGCCGCGTAGCCGGTAGCTGGTAGCTGGTAGGTCAGGCAGGTTGGTTGCGCTTTGCAGTTGGTTGGCCAGGTCGGTACCCCGCACGGACGAACCAGGCCTGACCCAACAAACAACACACCGGTTTATTCCCCGCGTTGCGGCAACTCCGGTGATCGATTGTCGCCACGAAATTGTGTCGATAGCGGGACATATTTTGCACACACACCTTGGAGACAACCGTTGATCGGCAAAGGATTCTAAGCGATCCCGCATCGTCTTGCCAAATCACGCTCGCAGCATTTCAAACTCCGTCTGTCAGGACGGAGTACCGGCCTGACCTACTTACTTACTGCCGAGTTTGCCGGCAACCACGGATTCGGATTTGATGTGAGCAGATCTTCATGAAGTGATCGAAGTGCGGCACTACGATCCAGCCCTTCTTCCTCGATCGCAATCAGAACATCAAATGCTACCTGATATGCAACCGCTCGTACCAAATGCGTTATTTCCGACGGTTTCACGCCGAATCCTTGTAGCTTGCGAATAGCAGCAACCCCTTCGCTCGTCATCGCGGGCAGCTCACTCGACTTAGCGCTGAACATTTCCGTGAGCCTGTCCGAAGTGGTCCATGAGTCAATTGCGTCCTCCCAGAGTCGCTTCAGCAACCGATCTCGTTTGGTAGTTATTCGTTTCTTGACCCTGGGCAAATCTCCTCTTGAAACTTCAGGTAAGCTGGAACTGGTTCCGATAGTACTCTCGCCGCTTCTGCTCCAAACTCGACGAAGCCTCAAGCCCGTAAGAGAGTGTTTTTGAACAAGGTCCACCAAGCTATCCGTTGCATAGTAGTGAAAGGATCCCGGGAGCCTAAAAAGTAAGTCATTTGGAATCATATTCTCAACAAACACAGGATCGCGAATCTGAGAATTGTCTGGTGTCTTCGACCAGAACGGCGATTTATCTAAATCAAGACAACTAGATGTCTTAGGCAAATACAATCCCCAATATGTTTGACCTAGGCTTTCAAATGGCAGAAGTTCACAACACGAGGCAAGCGGCTTTCCAAGAAGATCAATCACACGTGCAGTCGCAGCGATGCGAGCAAATATCACCGGCCCCCCAACGAAGTCCCCAGCCATTCCAGGCAAAACATCGACAGGGCCTTTTGTCCAGTACTTCGCTAGCGATACTCCATTGAGCATCTCTTTAAATCTATTCGCGAACAGGTCCGATCGTTTATCACGAAAGCCAACAAAGCGATTAGTGTCATCTTCCACTCGGAATACATTCATCACAAACTCCCGCCCTGACTTAATGCGAGGGGACCAGGTTGAGCAGGCCGGCGATGGTCGCTGCTTCAGTTTCCATTCACCGTGATTGCCGTGGTTTTGCTGCCCGATCATTCGCACGTATTGGGGCAATTGCTTCCGACGATCGCGACTCACATTGCTCGAAGAACATTCCAGCAAATTGTATCCGTTCGCGCCAGCACTTGGTGGGATAATGATTTGCGTATTCTTAGGAAACCCAAAGAGGTGCTGGAGTCAAAAGACGGCGGGGTGGCACCGTCAATCTTGTGAATAGATATTGAAAAGTGTGCCACTGGCTGCCTGGGCCAGTGCTGAGGTGTGTACGATGCTCGTTGGGCAGTAGGACGTCAAGGGAGTTTTTGGCAGGAGGCGGCAGTAGGCAGGTCAGGCAGGTACTCCTGCCTGACACAATGCGAGGGGACCACGTTGAACAGGCTCCCGACGATCGCGATTCGCGTTGATCGAAGATTCTCAGCAAGTTTACTCGCCGGTGGTTGAACTAAGGCAGGCACGAGCAACCTTCCGCCAGAATTGGCGAGTGACCGAATGACCGGCGTCACGACAATTGCTATTCTGTCAGGGCGGAGTACTGACCTGACCTACTGACTGACTACAACCCTTCACATTAACATGTCATCGCACGCAATACTAATAGTCAACGGCAAAAAGCACTCCGTCTCAGACGGTTGCCTTGCAATTGCCATGCTTTATTTGATCGATGCAGCGTCGTCTGATCTTCAGGAATCCGAACAAGGAAATGCGGAGAAGTTATCGGGGTGGTGGAATGACCGTGCTACGACGGGGATCTACTATCTGGATGTCGAAAGTGAGTTGCGCGAAGTCGAGGTCCCCCACGTCGACTTTCAGAGGCTCGCAAAGGCAGCATTAGAGAGAATGTCGCAGGAAGAGGGAGAATTCTTGAATCGCGATAAATGCACTCGCCTTACTGCTGCGGTTGGACGTAAGGACGAGACGTGCCACACCCCTCCGCTTCGGGAGATTCTTGGAATTCTGGCCGGATAAAACGGTAAGCTTTTCATGGGCCCGACTTGATCAGTAGGTAGTTCAGGCAGGTACTCCTGCCTGACACAATGCGGTTCGACTCGGCGCATGGGACCAGAGTTGCGGGGCAACGCGGGAGAGTTAAACGGCGGTTTGTTGTTGGGGCAGGGCTGGTTTGTCAGGACGGAGTACCGGCCTGACCTACAAACTCATTCAGATCTTCTTCCCAAAACTGTTTGCTGCTAACGCGATTACCAATTTGAAGCGTGTAGTATGGTCGCTCTTGCTTCCAATGCCATTGAACGCCGACAACTGTGCCGTTTACATCGCCCGATTTTCCGTTTATGCGGATCCTTTGGTTTAAATGAAAACGTGGTGCATGAACTGTTTCGAAAAGAGAGGGGGCGACCCTGAATCGCTCATCGCCATATGAAATATAAATCCAATCACCTTCTATACCCTCAACACAAAACACCTTTCCGTATGGACTGAGTCTTGTCAGTCTCTCGAGGTCATCTGGCTGTACCTTGTCAATTCCATGCTCCTTGAACCATGGATAGAGACCGTACGAACCAACAGCAACTGGCACCGTCATACATCCTACTCCTCTGCATCTCCTTGACCATAGACTGGCGGGGCCATGCCGTTAAGCCGGTAGCTCAGGTCGGTACTCCGCCCTGACAAATGAGCGCTGCCGAAGGTTGTGTGCGCGAATGTTTCTTTGGTGGCGATCCTCACGATTCGCTTTTTATTCAGCTCAAAGTCAACGTGTCAGGGCTGAATATCCTCCGGATGTAGCCGAAGTAACTGTTCTTGAGACTTTCCAATTGTCAACCGAAACCTGGACGCTCCACACGGCTTCACGATCATCCCTTTGCCGAGGACATACTCCGAAAACCCCAGATCATCAACATTCACATGAGCATCCAAGAACTTAGTTTTTTGCGCATGGCGCTTTCGCATTCCCAAAGTGATAGGCTGTGTAGGTTCCAAATCTAACTTTAAACCATAAACTCTTCGCGGCGTTCCTGAAATAGTCACACGGTCTAACTCACCTGGAACAGAAAGAAGGTCGTAGTAACTTTCAAACGTTCCATCGCTGCGACGCAACTCAATCTCTATCATTCCATTTGCGCCTACTGAGTTCGCCATCCGCGTTTTGTACACCTGCACGTGAGCATACGCATCTGGAAACCACAGACGATACAGTGGAATCGAAATCCCGAGAAAAAGGGCAACTGCGCATACGACCATCAACAATGAACGCACAGAGAATCGCATGAATGAATTCGTCCTCACGGCGGGGTGGCACTCAACGCCGTGAACCCTTTTTGGCGAGAGTGAAAAAGTCTTGATGCGATTGAGGTTAGTGGCGATGCTTTCGTTTCTCACCGCGAAAGGATCGTTCACCGCTCACCCGAAAGGATTCGGGAATGTCGCATCAAGACCCTAGTCGAAGTCAGCAAGGTCGAAGTCAGGTTGTCGTTGCCGAGTTCCAAGCGGATCAGCTCAAGCAGTCACTGGAGCGATTGCTCGGCGAGGGGGACTGGGGTGCGATTCGGTTTCGTGACGACTGCACGTGGGGCCCACGGCAATTGGCGGCCACGGCGTTGCTCTGGGCTTGGTCGGATGAACTCACGCTGGGGGACCGCTTCTTTGCTGCCCGCAGATTAGCTCAATTTCTGTTTGCGCCGCAACAGGAGTTTGCCAGTTCGGTGCAAGCCTTCATGAAGTTGCTGCTGCGTTGGACGGTGCTGCTGGTCGGCGTATTGCAGGTGACGTTTCGACGGCAGATGCAGCGTGCATTACCCACCCTTTGGCGAGTTCATGGCCTGGTCCTCTTCGGCATTGATGGCAGCCGAGTCGACGTGCCGCGAAGCAAGTCACACGAGGCGGCACATGCTCCGGTTCGCGATGGTAAGGGACGAAAACTCAAACGCAATCGTCGCCAGAAACCGCGCACCGCGATTCACTCGCGCAAGGCAAGCGTCCCGCAAATGTGGTTGACCCTGCTGTTTCACGTCGGCACAGGACTGCCTTGGTCGTGGCGAATCGGTCCGACCGGCAGTAGCGAGCGCGAGCATTGGTTGGCGATGCTCGACGAACTTCCGAGCAATGCCCTGATCACCGCCGATGCTGGCTTCGTGGGTTACGATTGTCTGCGCGCCGTTGTTAACAGTGGTCGCCATTTCCTGGTGCGAGTCGGTTCGAATGTGCGTCTGCTGTACAAGCTGGGCTTCTCCCGCGAAGTCGTTGGCACGGTGTATCTCTGGCCCGATCGTGCTGCCCGTCGCAGTCAGCCGCCGCTCGTGTTACGCCTCGTCGTGGCCACTGGTGGAAAGTATCCGGTCTACTTGCTCACCAGCGTCGGAGAAGAAGAATTATCGCGCGGGCAAGTCCTCGACGTTTACCGTCGTCGCTGGGGCGTGGAACTCTTCTTTCGCCACTTGAAGCAAACGTATCAGCGCCGCAAACTTCGCAGCACCAATGCCGCGCATGCGCGTTTGGAGTTGGAGTGGTCGCTGCTGGGACTATGGAGCATGGCGCTCGATGCTCAGGTCCAAGCGACGCGCGTACAACTAGATCCTACTCAACTCAGCCTAGCGGGCGTCTGGCGCACGTATCGGCGGCTGATGCGCGACTATCGACATCCGCTGGCTCGGCAACAATCGCTCCCCCACCAACTCCCTCAAGCAGTGCGCGACACCTACGAGCGAGCCAACAAATCCAGCCGCAACTATCCTCGCAAAAAACGTCCCGACCCGCCCGCTGGCTCTCCCGAGTTCCTACTCGCCACCAAGTCCCAAATCCATCGCGCCCGCTACCTCACGACCGCTGCCTAAAAAGGGTTCACGGCGTTGGGTGGCACTGCCTAATATGTGATTAGTTATTCACAAGTGTGCCACTGGCTGCCTTGGCCAGTGCTGAGGTGGGTACGATGCTCGTTGGGCAGTCGGACGTCAAGGGAGTTTTTGGCAGGAGGTGGCAGCTCGAACCAGGCCAGAACTCGCGGGAGACAAATCGTGCGTTACGGGCCAAGCCAGAAGTCCGGCGGCGTGGGTGGCACCTATAGGAAGTCCCAACTCAAGTCTGACGCTGGTTGCCCGGGGCGAGTGCTGGTGGGGGTACAAACGTCATGCGGCAACAAGAAATCGACGTAAGTCGATAATAGCTAAAATGGGTGGTGTTCAACTACTGCCGCAGCCACCTGCGATTTTTCTCGGGGAAACCCAATACAAACCACCCGAAAGAACTGGTCTTAATTGGACAAGTTGGTGGTGCGGAGTGACTGGGCCGGCAAAGTTACGTCGCGGATGAACGGGGCGAGCAGAGCAAAAGCCAGATAGCCACTTCGCCAAGTCTTGGCATGTCTTGGGTCGCTCCCGGTGGTAGACTCCGGTTCTATTTGCTGGCGATCGTACTGCTGACGATCTTGAATTCAACGTTCGCTGCCTCTTCACTCGCGGTGACTGCCATGTGGGATATTTGGACCGCGGTTGTAGTGATGTCGTTCGTCTCGGCGGGCGCGGCGATTCTTTCCGCTCGATTCCTTTGGGCAGAGAAGGGGCAAAGCAACATGCTGCTGCTGGCCCTTTCGATTCTGGCGATGGTGTTGTTCCTGCAATTCTGGGCAGGCCAACTTTTCTGGGCCCGCGTTGTTCCCAGCTCGGCCGCCATCGTCTACACGAACCTGACCGCGATCTTCGCCGCGCTGGGTGCAGGGTGGGCCTGGCGATTGCCACAGATGGCACGCTGGCGTCGAGCCCTGATGGCGACCGCCTTGGGGTTCGCTTCGCTAGCGGCGATTCTCTGGCCTCTCTTGTCGATCGCTTTGCGGCCGCCGCCGGCAGGTCAAGACAAATGGCAAGGGCCCGTGGCGATGCAAAGCTCGTGGGCCACTTGCAGCCCGGCCGCCGCCGCCACGTTGCTACGTGCGGAAGGAATCTCCGTCAGCGAGCGCGACATGATCCCGCTCTGCCTGACCGACTACGACGGCACGCCCACGCTGGGACTCTATCGCGGCATCCAACTGATGGCCGCGAAAAACAACCGCCAAGTCGAGATCGTCGACCGCAGCTTGAGTCGATTGCTCCTCGACAACGACTGGCCGGTGCTCATGGCCGTCCGATTGCCGCTGGGGGTTGAAGACGAGCGCTTCGAAAAGGAATGGGGCTGGATCCCCGGCATGGGGCACGCCGTCGTCGCCCTCGACCGCCACCCCGATGGCGGCTTCGTCATGGCCGATCCAGCTGTCGGCCTGGAGGTCTGGTCCGAGGAGAAACTCAAGACACTCTGGCAGGGGAACGGAATGAGGATGAAGTAGCGCTATTTCCTGGGCGGTTCACTCCCCGCTTGGGTTGGGGCACGGTTCGCCCAGGATTTGGCGAGCGCTCAGGCGCTTGGTACATTGGGCGACGGCTTCCTTTGCCCTCACGCAGAAAACTCGCCCAGGAACCTCGATCATGTCTCGCTGCCGCCTGTTCCTCTGTTTGCTGATTGGCACGCTCGTCGATCTGTCTGGCGCAATCGCTTCGGCTGCCGATAAACCCCCGGTCTTTCGCGCGGGGGCTTTTGCGATGGATGTCACGCCGCTGCAGTTGCCGGTGATTGTGAACGGCGGCATGAGCGAACGAGTTGCCGACAAGATCGAAGATCGGCTGCATGCCCGCTGCCTGGTCCTCGACGACGGGAAGAATCAAATCGCCATCGTCGTTGTCGATAGTTGCATGATGCCGCGCGAATTGCTCGACGAAGCCAAAGAGATGGCCAGCAAAGCGACCGGCATTCCCACCGAGCGCATGCTCATTTCGGCCACGCACACCCATAGCGCGCCGAGCGTGCATGGCTGCCTGGGGTCGGATGCCGACGAAGCTTATAGCAAGTTCTTGCCCGTGCAGATTGCCAAGGGAATTGCCCAAGCTCACTCCCGCTTGCAGCCCGCGCGCATTGGTTGGGGCGTAGGTCGCGATGAGCAGAACGTGGCTTGCCGGCATTGGGAAATGAAGCCTGGCATCGCGCCGACGAATCCGTTTGGAGGCACCAAGAACGACACCGTGATGATGCACCCTGGGTTTGACAATCCCAATAAGATTCGCGCCACGGGGCCGACCGATCCTGAAGTTCCCGTGCTCAGTTTGCAAACTCCGGAAGGCAAGCCATTAGCAGTTCTGACCAACTATTCGCTCCACTATGTCGGCGCGCCGGCCCTCTCGGCCGATTACTTCGCGCTGGTCTGCGAAGAGATGCAGCGCCTGCTTAAAGCGGATGAGGTACCGGGGTTTATGGCCGCGCATAGCAATGCCACCAGCGGCGATCTTTGGTTGATGGATTACACCAAGCCGCGGCGGATGTTCGATCGGCAAACCGTGGCCAAGGAAGTCTCGGCAGCTGCTTTCGCCGCGTTTGAGAAGATTCAATATTTCGACTGGGTGCCGCTGGTGATGACCGAAGAAAAACTGACGCTAAAAATTCGCAAGCCCACGGCGGAAGAAATCGAACAAGCGCGCGAGTTTGTCAAAACCTATGAAGGTCGCAAACCCAAGACTGTGCCAGAAGTCTATGCTCGCGAAACGCTCCTCATGCACGATATGCCGCCGACGCGCGAGTTGAAGTTGCAAGCCATTCGGCTGGGCGACTTGGGCATCGCCACGATTCCCAACGAGACTTACGCGAGCACGGGCCTGTTCATCAAAAAGAACAGCCCGCTCAAGACCACCATGAATATCGAGCTGGCTAATGGGTGCGAAGGTTATATTCCACCCGAAGAATTGCACAAGCTGGGCGGTTACACCACCTGGCGAGCGCGCACGAGTTGCCTGCAAGTGGATGCCGAAGAGCAGATTCGCAACAAGCTGGTCGAGTTGCTGCAGGTCGTTGCCAAAGAGCGAACCGCGGAAGCTGCGGTACCCTCCAAACCCTAGGTCGAGGGGCTAACGGGAACTGCTGTTGGTTTCACTCGTCGGCTGGGGCAACTGTTTGAGCCAGGTTTCGAGCGAAACCAGGTTGTTGCAAAAGTTAGCGCCTGGCATTGCCGCGCGCAAGTTCTCGTCGACCGCGCGACCACCAACCACAATGGGCGTATTGCTCCCTAGTGTGGCTGCGAGTCGCCCATAGTCGGCCGCAAAATCTGGCGGGTTCGAGACGTGCGACACGCTGAGCCAGAACAATCCCGGCCGCTGTTGCAGGGCAGCAGTTGCCAGCGTTTCGAAGGGCAAGTTGCTCCCCAGCGAAACCGTGCGCCAACCATTCTGCCGCATTACTAGTTCGACCAACGCCCCGGGCAGTTCGTACCAATCGCCAGTCGGCGTTGCACCGAGCGCAAGCGGTGCTTCGGGCGGCGGTTGCACAATCAGTCGGCGAATTTCGTCGATCACCCGCGTGCAAATTCGGCAGGCCAATCGTTCGCGATAGACTTCGACATCGCCGCAGGCCCACAGTTCGCCGATTCGCGCAAACGCGGGCGCTAAGACCGCATCGCCAATCTGACTCACGCGGTGATGGTCGAGAAACAAATCCATCAGCAGGCGACGTGCGCCGAGTTCATCGCCGGCGACGAGCAGGTTAACGAGTTCGGCACTTCCATCGCTGAGCGTTCGACGCCGGCCACCCAAAGGAGAAGGTAGCCCAAGTACCTCGGGGTGCGCGAGCGTTCGCTGGCTCGTCTTGATGAAATCGAGCACGCCCTGCACAGGCAACCGACGATGTCCCCCGACCGTGCAAACGGTGGGAATCAGCCCGCGGTCGCACCACCGCTTCAGCGACGACTCGCTGACGCCGATGGCTCGGGCAACCTGTTTAGGGGAGAAAGTTTCGGACACAGCAGTGCCTGCCTGAGTAATGAGATACCGAACCGTCGACTTGGTATCGTCCTGGACATTTTGACAACGAACGACCTGATGGCAAGTGTGTTTATTTGGCAGACAATTCGTAAGCCTTTGCAGATAAACACCTTAAATGCAACTGCGAACGAATTGGCCTTTTTCTGCCAGTCGTCGGTTGTGCCTGATTTGCGGCTGCGGTAATAATGGTGCGTGAACGATTTGAACGATTTAATGCCGTTAAGAGAGTTCTGGAGTGTCGAGTAATGATTCTTCTCACCGCCCGGAGTGATGCCGATTCCAATTCTCCGACCACCGAATCTGCGCCGCGGCGCTCAGCTAGCCGCACCTTGAAACAGTGGCGCGAAGCAGCCCATCAACTGGCTGCCCTCGAGCCGGAGTTTATGTACAACGCCGCCTTTCGCAGCCCGCGCCATGGCCGCGAGATCATGGCAGCCTTGCCGCTGGAAGTCGACCCGCGCGAGCAACAGTGGCAGCCCGGCAAAGGGATGCCCGTCCATTTGGCGCGACTGTGCGAGGCGAAGTTGCTCAAGCCCGCGGAAGAAGTCGCCCTCTTCCGCCGCATGAACTACTGCAAGTACGAAGCAGATCGTTTGCGCCGCAAATTAAACCCGCAGCGGCCCAATCGCGAACTCGTACACCAGATCGAAGCTTGCCTGTTGCAAGCGAAAGCCGATCGCGATCGCATTGTGCGAGCTAACTTGCGGCTCGTGGTTTCCATTGCCAAGAAGTTTGCCAATCCGCGCCTGGCCTTCGATGATCTCTTGAGTGAGGGAATCGGTTCGCTCCTGCGGGCAGCTGAGAAGTTTGATTATGACCGTGGTTTTCGCTTTAGCA
Above is a window of Anatilimnocola aggregata DNA encoding:
- a CDS encoding DUF6960 family protein, whose translation is MTVPVAVGSYGLYPWFKEHGIDKVQPDDLERLTRLSPYGKVFCVEGIEGDWIYISYGDERFRVAPSLFETVHAPRFHLNQRIRINGKSGDVNGTVVGVQWHWKQERPYYTLQIGNRVSSKQFWEEDLNEFVGQAGTPS
- a CDS encoding transposase, with amino-acid sequence MSHQDPSRSQQGRSQVVVAEFQADQLKQSLERLLGEGDWGAIRFRDDCTWGPRQLAATALLWAWSDELTLGDRFFAARRLAQFLFAPQQEFASSVQAFMKLLLRWTVLLVGVLQVTFRRQMQRALPTLWRVHGLVLFGIDGSRVDVPRSKSHEAAHAPVRDGKGRKLKRNRRQKPRTAIHSRKASVPQMWLTLLFHVGTGLPWSWRIGPTGSSEREHWLAMLDELPSNALITADAGFVGYDCLRAVVNSGRHFLVRVGSNVRLLYKLGFSREVVGTVYLWPDRAARRSQPPLVLRLVVATGGKYPVYLLTSVGEEELSRGQVLDVYRRRWGVELFFRHLKQTYQRRKLRSTNAAHARLELEWSLLGLWSMALDAQVQATRVQLDPTQLSLAGVWRTYRRLMRDYRHPLARQQSLPHQLPQAVRDTYERANKSSRNYPRKKRPDPPAGSPEFLLATKSQIHRARYLTTAA
- a CDS encoding cysteine peptidase family C39 domain-containing protein; translated protein: MSWVAPGGRLRFYLLAIVLLTILNSTFAASSLAVTAMWDIWTAVVVMSFVSAGAAILSARFLWAEKGQSNMLLLALSILAMVLFLQFWAGQLFWARVVPSSAAIVYTNLTAIFAALGAGWAWRLPQMARWRRALMATALGFASLAAILWPLLSIALRPPPAGQDKWQGPVAMQSSWATCSPAAAATLLRAEGISVSERDMIPLCLTDYDGTPTLGLYRGIQLMAAKNNRQVEIVDRSLSRLLLDNDWPVLMAVRLPLGVEDERFEKEWGWIPGMGHAVVALDRHPDGGFVMADPAVGLEVWSEEKLKTLWQGNGMRMK
- a CDS encoding B12-binding domain-containing protein — its product is MSETFSPKQVARAIGVSESSLKRWCDRGLIPTVCTVGGHRRLPVQGVLDFIKTSQRTLAHPEVLGLPSPLGGRRRTLSDGSAELVNLLVAGDELGARRLLMDLFLDHHRVSQIGDAVLAPAFARIGELWACGDVEVYRERLACRICTRVIDEIRRLIVQPPPEAPLALGATPTGDWYELPGALVELVMRQNGWRTVSLGSNLPFETLATAALQQRPGLFWLSVSHVSNPPDFAADYGRLAATLGSNTPIVVGGRAVDENLRAAMPGANFCNNLVSLETWLKQLPQPTSETNSSSR
- a CDS encoding sigma-70 family RNA polymerase sigma factor, producing MILLTARSDADSNSPTTESAPRRSASRTLKQWREAAHQLAALEPEFMYNAAFRSPRHGREIMAALPLEVDPREQQWQPGKGMPVHLARLCEAKLLKPAEEVALFRRMNYCKYEADRLRRKLNPQRPNRELVHQIEACLLQAKADRDRIVRANLRLVVSIAKKFANPRLAFDDLLSEGIGSLLRAAEKFDYDRGFRFSTYATQAVRRTLCRYLQNSQRDDRRFVNADALLFEDQHEEQTDPALTESRWEDLRRNLKRLLARLDPRERAIIRRRFGLDEQAEVQTLQSLAEELGVCKERVRQLEMRAISKLRTLAEKVKLAPPEEA